From the Candidatus Edwardsbacteria bacterium RifOxyA12_full_54_48 genome, the window CCCTGGGGTCGTTCTCCCCGGCATAGTACCGGCTGAAGGTGGTCTGGGATTCCTTCCAGCAAAGGGTGTCCTTTTGGGCGTTGAAGGTCCAGGATTCGCCGGAGTTGCTGAGGTCGGTCCAGGGCGAGAGGGCGATGGACGCGCCGGGCAGGGGAAGCCCCTGTTCCTTAAGGGCCAGCTGGGCGGCAAAGACCAGGTTGCCGCCGCCGGAGTCGCCCATGAATATCATATTCTCCGGCTTGATGCCGTGCGCCAGCAGATACTTGTAGGCGGCCACCGAATCGTTCAATCCGGCGGGGTAGGGATGCTCCGGGGCCAGGGAATAATCGAACAACAGGGATTGTATCCGGCACTTTTTTACGAACTTGGCCACTATGCCCCGGTGGGCCCGGATGGAGCCCACCACCAGCCCGCCCCCGTGGAAATAGAGGATGGCCTTGTCCCGGGGCGCATCCTGGGGCCTCATCCATTCGGCCGACAGGCTGCCGATCATGACCGGGGCCAGGCTGAAGCCGTCCGGCAGTTTGCCGAAGAAGTCCGCCCCCCGCTCGACCTCGGCCCGCAGGGCCTGCAGGGAGGTGTCCTCGTCGACCGTGGTGGTCCTTTTCTTCTGAAATTTCAGCAGGTGCCGGTATTTAAGCAGAAAGATAAAAAAGCGGCTTTGCCAGCTGGGCATAAAATATCCTAAATGGTATATTAGAATTTTACTGTGATGCCGGCCGTCAGGTAATGGAACAGGGAAAAGGTGTACACTTTGCCACCGCCGTCGGCGCCGCCCTCCAGCATCCGGTAGCCTATCCGGAGGGTGTGGCTTTCCTTGGGGCTGTATTGAAAGGCCAGCAGAACATCCTCGGCCCGGCCGTAGGGCGACCAAAGGGCGTCGCTCTCCAGCAGTAGGCCGGCCTTCTCCGTCATCTTGTAACGGACCATCAGGTTGATCAGCGGGACCACCCCCAGGTCGGTGCGGCGGGCATAGGCGGAATCGCTCATCAGGGCTATGCCGGCGCTGCGGATCTTGGCGGTCAGCCCAGCCCCCATACTGAAACCCGCTCTATCAATCGCTGTGTAGCGGTAGGTCAACCGGTAGGAATCGAAGCGGTAGGTGGAATGAATTTCTGTGCCCTGGCGAAATATTTTCCCCTGAAAGGTGATATCCCTCTCCAGGGTCCCGCTCCCCCGGACGGTAAGGGGCGCCGCCAAGATAAAGATGCTATGTCGCCCGGCCATGGTCAAACCTCCACGGGCCCTTAAAACCACAGCGGGGGATGACACTATCTCGTCGGTCAGGGAAAATCTGGTTCCGCTGTCGCTGGGGATCTGAACGTCATTGTAACCAGTGAAGGCGGCCCCTGCTTCAACATCAATAAATCCTTGGGCGAAAAGGCCGGATCCGGTACAAAAGAAAAGGAAACCGACGAGATAAGAAACTAGAAATTTCATTTGTCCCTCCATGACTGTTTTGTAAAATTGGTATCGAGCAGGTGGCCATTCATCAACGTTTGGCATGATAGCCCCTATCCCCGTAAGGCTGGAGCTTTTCGATCCAGATCTCCTCCAGGGCCTTCAGGTCCCGGGTGTAATCGTAGCTGATGCCCTCCTTGGGCTCCAGATGATCCAGCACCTCAAAGGAAAAACCGGCCTCCCCCAGCCGGCCATAATCCTTCTGCAGTTCCGAGTTGGGATGGGAGCCGTGATTGAGGCTGAATTTCTGGCTATTGATGATGCCGGGAAGGTTCTTGGCCTTCATTAATAATATCCTGCCGTTGGCCAGATTTTTTATCTGCAAAATGCCCATCGGGGTAAGCGTTTGCTTGTATTCTTTTATCAGTTTCTTTCTGTCGGTCATC encodes:
- a CDS encoding alpha/beta hydrolase; this translates as MPSWQSRFFIFLLKYRHLLKFQKKRTTTVDEDTSLQALRAEVERGADFFGKLPDGFSLAPVMIGSLSAEWMRPQDAPRDKAILYFHGGGLVVGSIRAHRGIVAKFVKKCRIQSLLFDYSLAPEHPYPAGLNDSVAAYKYLLAHGIKPENMIFMGDSGGGNLVFAAQLALKEQGLPLPGASIALSPWTDLSNSGESWTFNAQKDTLCWKESQTTFSRYYAGENDPRDPLISPLFGDLRGLPPMLIFAGGDETLLSDSTRLAEKARAAGVDVTLIVGQGLFHCYPACAPMFPEAKEAMEEICRFVKKYLG